In Amycolatopsis jiangsuensis, the following proteins share a genomic window:
- a CDS encoding antibiotic biosynthesis monooxygenase family protein, which translates to MTPVTTIVHFSMPVQNADRFLAFWQDDIRPAVERQPGLISGTFHRYLDTDSPFQFVNVAHWENAELLAAALHTSVQEMHDNGIDMFEVMRELGVAVSQNNYTEAVRYQGTAAT; encoded by the coding sequence ATGACCCCCGTGACCACCATCGTCCACTTTTCGATGCCGGTGCAGAACGCCGACCGGTTCCTCGCCTTCTGGCAGGACGACATCCGGCCCGCGGTCGAGCGCCAGCCCGGCCTCATCAGCGGGACCTTCCACCGATACCTCGACACCGACAGCCCGTTCCAGTTCGTCAACGTCGCGCACTGGGAGAACGCCGAACTGCTCGCCGCCGCGCTGCACACCTCCGTCCAGGAGATGCACGACAACGGCATCGACATGTTCGAGGTCATGCGGGAGCTCGGCGTGGCGGTCTCACAGAACAACTACACGGAGGCCGTGCGCTACCAGGGCACGGCCGCGACGTGA
- a CDS encoding NADP-dependent oxidoreductase, with translation MKGIRYHRYGGPEVLELAEVPEPHPGPGQIRIAVHAAGVNGMDWKVRAGHLRDFAPVTFPAGTGLDAAGIVDKVGPGVEDVEIGTAVFGTGARTYAEYAVLTAWANKPDQLGFAEAAGFGVPVATAQRILDQLDVVAGQTILISGASGGVGSAMVQFATARGARVIGTASAANHAYLERLGAIPTVYGDGLVDRVRALTGDGVDAAFDIAGSGVIPELATVTGNAAKVLSIADFSAGEHGAQVSSGGGDRRAALAEAARLVEAGALHIPVASTFDLAQAADAQTTNETGHVAGRTVIVVRQER, from the coding sequence ATGAAGGGTATTCGTTATCACCGCTACGGCGGGCCCGAGGTACTCGAGCTCGCCGAAGTACCCGAACCACACCCCGGACCAGGACAGATCCGGATCGCGGTGCACGCCGCCGGGGTCAACGGGATGGACTGGAAGGTCCGCGCCGGGCACCTGCGGGACTTCGCGCCGGTAACGTTCCCGGCCGGCACCGGCCTGGACGCCGCGGGAATCGTCGACAAGGTCGGTCCCGGCGTCGAGGACGTCGAGATCGGCACGGCCGTGTTCGGCACCGGGGCGCGCACGTACGCCGAGTACGCCGTGCTGACCGCGTGGGCGAACAAGCCCGATCAGCTCGGCTTCGCCGAAGCGGCCGGCTTCGGCGTCCCGGTGGCCACGGCGCAACGAATCCTCGATCAGCTCGACGTCGTGGCAGGTCAGACGATTCTGATCAGCGGCGCGTCCGGCGGCGTGGGCTCGGCCATGGTGCAGTTCGCCACCGCACGGGGCGCCCGGGTGATCGGCACCGCCAGTGCCGCGAACCACGCCTACCTGGAACGGCTCGGCGCCATCCCCACCGTCTACGGCGACGGTCTGGTCGACCGCGTCCGCGCACTCACCGGCGACGGCGTGGACGCGGCGTTCGACATCGCCGGCTCCGGTGTCATCCCCGAGCTGGCCACCGTGACCGGGAACGCTGCCAAAGTCCTCTCCATCGCCGACTTCTCCGCCGGCGAGCACGGCGCGCAGGTCTCCAGCGGCGGCGGCGACCGGCGGGCTGCGCTCGCCGAGGCCGCTCGCCTCGTCGAGGCAGGCGCGCTGCACATCCCGGTGGCCAGCACCTTCGACCTCGCGCAGGCCGCGGACGCACAGACCACCAACGAGACCGGCCACGTCGCGGGCCGGACCGTCATCGTCGTGCGCCAGGAGAGGTGA
- a CDS encoding TetR/AcrR family transcriptional regulator, with protein sequence MEGDIAPDPRVRRTKAHVLAHARALLAHGGPAAVTYQELSTRARVTRQTLYRHWPTREALFVDLALERAGEGMPGGSGSPEEIVAAFLTGMRDGMQDAGNASPLTALIAHADQDPGSSNALRAIVTDRRAALNALLAPSGAQLTADEYAMLCGPVLFQRFFARTSAGDRLVRSLARRWWAERAGQASPADDAQP encoded by the coding sequence ATGGAAGGCGACATCGCACCGGATCCCCGCGTCCGCCGTACGAAGGCGCACGTCCTCGCCCACGCTCGCGCGCTGCTGGCGCACGGTGGCCCCGCGGCGGTGACCTACCAGGAGCTGTCGACGCGGGCGCGCGTCACGCGGCAGACGCTGTACCGGCACTGGCCGACGCGGGAGGCGCTGTTCGTCGATCTGGCGCTGGAACGGGCGGGGGAGGGGATGCCCGGCGGGTCCGGGTCTCCCGAGGAGATCGTCGCCGCGTTCCTCACCGGTATGCGCGACGGCATGCAGGACGCGGGGAACGCGTCACCCCTGACGGCCCTGATCGCGCACGCCGACCAGGATCCGGGGTCCAGCAACGCCCTGCGTGCCATCGTCACCGATCGCCGGGCCGCCTTGAACGCGCTGCTCGCGCCTTCGGGAGCGCAGCTGACGGCGGATGAGTACGCCATGCTCTGCGGCCCGGTCCTGTTCCAGCGGTTCTTCGCGCGCACCTCGGCCGGCGACCGGCTGGTGCGGAGCCTGGCACGACGCTGGTGGGCGGAGCGCGCCGGCCAGGCCTCCCCGGCGGACGACGCGCAGCCGTAG
- a CDS encoding IclR family transcriptional regulator, whose amino-acid sequence MDERASRTEGGETARRALRLLDTVARSSKPRRMAELSEEAGINRSTGYRLLRILQEEGYLEHTADGYGVGSKLVALAAAALPRHDDYLVARPLLRALAYRTGETVGLHRRSGDRAVLVLTAENQDHPLRHVAQVGESVPLARGCTGMSMLVQLPPHEVEQVLSRAGAGAATAPQDVARARERGWSYSVEANHAGIAGFAVPVPADDRRAEPMTLGVSGPLGRMNQEVAHRFAPLLAEAATRLAELGVNTGRAG is encoded by the coding sequence ATGGACGAGCGCGCGAGCAGGACCGAAGGCGGGGAGACGGCACGGCGGGCATTACGGCTGCTCGACACCGTCGCCCGGAGCTCGAAACCCCGGCGGATGGCCGAGCTCAGCGAGGAGGCCGGGATCAACAGGAGCACCGGCTACCGGCTGCTGCGCATCCTCCAGGAAGAGGGCTACCTCGAACACACCGCCGACGGATACGGCGTCGGCAGCAAGCTCGTCGCCCTCGCCGCAGCCGCCCTACCCCGCCACGACGACTACCTCGTCGCCCGTCCGCTGCTGCGTGCACTGGCCTACCGCACCGGCGAGACCGTCGGGCTGCACCGCCGCAGCGGCGACCGCGCGGTGCTCGTGCTCACCGCGGAGAACCAGGACCACCCACTCCGCCACGTCGCCCAGGTCGGCGAGTCCGTGCCACTGGCGCGCGGCTGTACCGGGATGTCGATGTTGGTTCAACTGCCGCCGCACGAGGTCGAGCAGGTCCTCTCCCGCGCCGGCGCGGGAGCCGCCACCGCGCCACAGGACGTCGCCAGGGCCCGCGAACGCGGTTGGTCGTACAGCGTGGAGGCCAACCACGCTGGCATCGCGGGCTTTGCGGTGCCGGTGCCCGCAGATGACCGCCGGGCCGAACCCATGACGTTGGGCGTCTCCGGACCGCTGGGCCGGATGAACCAGGAGGTCGCGCACCGCTTCGCCCCGTTGCTGGCCGAGGCCGCGACACGACTGGCCGAGCTGGGAGTGAACACCGGCCGGGCGGGCTGA
- a CDS encoding amidohydrolase family protein, translated as MAAVDLFGAAGRPSEFGRIHPADEQWLSKQPAEPIIDPELPIVDAHHHLWQIGSAAYLAGDLAGDLATGHNVVSTVYIDCVSHYRTEGPEHLRPVGETEFVLRETARQPGPAKVAEGIVGFADLSLGARVEEVLRAHLAVAPERFAGIRYSAHWDADDAIENGRPYVRPNLLADPAVREGARTLARLGLTLDALVFHHQLDDVIALADAVPELTIVLNHCGFPLGYGPYAGRLDEVHARWLASIRELARRPNIVCKLGGLVSRLAEYDYRTAEVPPTSEELARVWRRWVIGCIEAFGADRCLFESNFPVDKMGTGYATLWNAFKRISVGASAAELAALFAGTARRIYGLAETES; from the coding sequence ATGGCAGCAGTCGACTTGTTCGGCGCGGCGGGGCGTCCGTCGGAGTTCGGCCGGATCCACCCGGCGGACGAGCAGTGGCTGAGCAAGCAGCCCGCCGAACCGATCATCGATCCCGAGCTGCCCATCGTCGACGCCCACCACCACCTGTGGCAGATCGGCTCCGCTGCCTACCTCGCGGGCGATCTCGCCGGGGATCTCGCCACCGGCCACAACGTGGTGTCCACTGTCTACATCGACTGTGTGTCCCACTACCGCACCGAGGGGCCGGAGCACCTCCGGCCGGTCGGAGAGACCGAGTTCGTGCTGCGTGAGACGGCGCGGCAGCCGGGGCCGGCGAAGGTTGCCGAGGGCATCGTCGGCTTCGCCGATCTGAGCCTGGGCGCACGAGTGGAGGAGGTGCTGCGGGCGCACCTCGCGGTGGCGCCGGAGCGGTTCGCCGGAATCCGGTACTCCGCGCATTGGGATGCCGATGACGCCATCGAGAACGGCCGCCCGTATGTGCGCCCGAACCTGTTGGCCGACCCGGCGGTCCGCGAGGGTGCCCGGACGCTCGCGCGGCTCGGCCTGACCCTGGACGCGCTGGTGTTCCACCACCAGCTCGACGACGTGATCGCGCTCGCCGACGCCGTGCCGGAACTGACGATCGTGCTCAACCACTGCGGATTCCCGCTCGGGTACGGCCCCTACGCGGGCCGGCTGGACGAGGTGCACGCCCGGTGGTTGGCCTCGATCCGGGAGCTGGCGCGGCGGCCCAACATCGTGTGCAAGCTCGGCGGGCTGGTGAGCCGCCTCGCCGAGTACGACTACCGGACCGCAGAGGTCCCGCCGACCTCCGAGGAACTCGCGAGGGTGTGGCGGCGGTGGGTGATCGGGTGTATCGAGGCTTTCGGCGCCGACCGGTGCCTGTTCGAGAGCAACTTCCCGGTGGACAAAATGGGCACCGGGTACGCCACGCTGTGGAACGCGTTCAAGCGAATCAGCGTCGGCGCGTCGGCGGCGGAGCTGGCCGCGCTGTTCGCGGGTACAGCACGACGCATCTACGGGCTGGCGGAGACCGAGTCATGA
- a CDS encoding MFS transporter, which produces MTVRARPRTGIGVRLLVPLATGTILNPVNTTLISVALIPIGQAFGVGPDRTAWLVSGLYLGSALGQPVVGLLVDRFGARRTLVGGSLLTLAAGLVALLPVSIGWLVGLRLVIGIGTSAAFPAAMAVLRRHSGAETSGGALAVLAVCSQAVAAVGPALGGLLVSAFGWQAVFVVNAPLAVVVLALTLLWVPRDRSATTPDTPVDLAGIGLFSVALLAVMLLLMFPAPRNLWLLAPAALAAGLLVPVTRRARAPFLHLGPSIVVGPLLRTYLRQALTFLVLYAVLFGYVQWLDTSRGLSEAGTGLLLLPLSGTAVLFSAIPFRLSTWVRLTGAAAVLTGAVVALAFVDGRTPLVVLLAMNVLFGVSQGLVSLASQTVLYRQAHPDAIGIASGLFRTAQFLGAIGAATVIGACFRDGATTPALHALAVVLAVASALLVALTALDRALRASPEWQ; this is translated from the coding sequence ATGACGGTCCGGGCACGGCCGCGCACCGGGATCGGTGTGCGGCTGCTGGTCCCGCTGGCCACCGGCACGATCCTCAACCCGGTCAACACCACGCTGATCTCCGTGGCGCTGATCCCGATCGGCCAGGCCTTCGGGGTGGGCCCGGATCGCACCGCGTGGCTGGTGTCGGGCCTCTACCTGGGCTCGGCGCTCGGCCAGCCGGTCGTCGGCCTGCTGGTGGACCGCTTCGGGGCCCGGCGGACCCTGGTCGGGGGCAGTCTGCTCACCCTCGCCGCCGGGCTGGTGGCACTGCTGCCGGTGTCGATCGGCTGGTTGGTCGGGTTGCGCCTGGTGATCGGGATCGGCACCAGCGCCGCGTTCCCGGCGGCGATGGCGGTGTTGCGGCGGCACTCGGGCGCGGAGACGTCCGGCGGTGCACTGGCCGTGCTCGCGGTGTGCTCGCAGGCCGTCGCCGCGGTCGGCCCCGCCCTCGGTGGGTTGCTGGTGTCCGCCTTCGGCTGGCAGGCGGTATTCGTGGTGAACGCGCCGCTCGCGGTGGTCGTGCTCGCGCTCACCCTGCTGTGGGTGCCGCGGGACCGGTCGGCGACCACCCCGGACACCCCGGTCGACCTCGCCGGGATCGGGTTGTTCTCGGTGGCTCTGCTGGCGGTGATGCTGCTGCTGATGTTCCCGGCCCCCCGGAACCTGTGGCTGCTGGCCCCTGCCGCTCTGGCGGCCGGTCTGCTCGTGCCGGTGACCCGGCGCGCCCGAGCGCCGTTCCTGCACCTCGGCCCGTCCATCGTCGTCGGCCCCCTGCTGCGCACCTACCTGAGGCAGGCGTTGACGTTCCTCGTGCTCTACGCGGTGTTGTTCGGCTACGTGCAGTGGCTGGACACCTCCCGGGGTTTGAGCGAGGCGGGCACCGGCTTGCTGTTGTTGCCGCTGTCCGGTACCGCGGTGCTGTTCTCCGCGATCCCGTTCCGCCTCAGCACCTGGGTCCGGCTGACCGGGGCCGCGGCCGTGCTGACCGGAGCGGTGGTCGCACTGGCCTTCGTGGACGGCCGGACGCCGCTGGTGGTGCTGCTCGCGATGAACGTGCTGTTCGGTGTGTCGCAGGGGCTGGTGAGCCTGGCCAGCCAAACGGTGCTGTACCGGCAGGCGCACCCGGACGCGATCGGCATCGCGAGTGGACTGTTCCGGACCGCGCAGTTCCTCGGTGCGATCGGCGCGGCCACGGTGATCGGCGCCTGCTTCCGTGACGGGGCGACCACGCCTGCCCTGCACGCGCTGGCGGTCGTGCTGGCGGTGGCCAGCGCGCTGCTCGTGGCCCTGACGGCGCTCGACCGCGCGCTTCGGGCGTCTCCCGAGTGGCAGTGA
- a CDS encoding epoxide hydrolase family protein produces the protein MSNDAPDAPAAVTPEAIYDLRRRLDGYRPARVAAAPGWSRGVPLDYLGVLVEYWRTHYDWTVHEDRIRRLPWVIAGGEHKLRLVHQRVGAEAPTLVLLHGWPDSILRFDRILPELADVNLVIPALPGFPFALPLPDGGLGSVAMATLVGEALEDLGYPRYTLSAGDIGCDVAEALAAQRRAEVASLHVTDISQIHYLVNPPTDLSETELAYTRHGTDWQRREGGYMHEQATKPQTIAVPLSDSPVGLAAWILEKLHGWTDCGNDVESVFSRDELLTWISAYWFDGCIGTSFEPYTVGADMNWAPITAPTAATIFPKDLVNAPREFAERYFDIRWWREFDHGGHFAAFEHPADYLTGVRAALELAEQNQ, from the coding sequence ATGTCGAACGACGCGCCGGACGCCCCGGCAGCGGTCACACCAGAAGCGATCTACGATCTTCGCCGCCGGCTCGACGGCTACCGGCCCGCCCGGGTCGCAGCTGCGCCCGGCTGGAGCCGGGGTGTTCCACTGGACTACCTCGGCGTGCTCGTCGAGTACTGGCGGACACACTACGACTGGACCGTTCACGAGGACCGGATCCGTCGCCTCCCCTGGGTGATCGCCGGCGGCGAGCACAAGCTGCGGCTCGTGCACCAACGGGTCGGTGCCGAGGCACCGACCCTGGTGCTGCTGCACGGCTGGCCGGACTCCATCCTGCGCTTCGACCGAATCCTTCCCGAACTCGCCGACGTGAATCTGGTGATCCCGGCCCTGCCCGGATTCCCTTTCGCGCTCCCGCTGCCGGATGGCGGCCTTGGCTCTGTGGCGATGGCGACTCTCGTCGGCGAGGCCCTCGAGGATCTCGGCTACCCGCGCTACACCCTTTCCGCCGGCGACATCGGATGCGATGTAGCCGAAGCGCTCGCGGCACAACGTCGGGCGGAGGTCGCGTCCCTGCACGTCACCGACATCTCCCAGATCCACTATCTGGTGAACCCGCCGACGGATCTTTCGGAGACCGAACTGGCGTACACGCGCCACGGCACGGACTGGCAGCGGCGCGAGGGCGGCTACATGCACGAGCAGGCGACGAAGCCACAGACCATCGCGGTGCCCCTGTCCGACTCGCCCGTGGGCCTCGCGGCATGGATCCTGGAAAAGCTGCATGGCTGGACAGACTGCGGCAACGACGTCGAGTCCGTCTTCTCCCGCGACGAACTCCTCACCTGGATCTCGGCCTACTGGTTCGACGGATGCATCGGCACCTCCTTCGAGCCTTACACGGTCGGCGCCGATATGAACTGGGCACCGATCACCGCGCCGACTGCGGCGACCATATTCCCGAAAGACCTGGTAAACGCGCCTAGGGAGTTTGCTGAACGCTACTTCGACATCCGCTGGTGGCGCGAGTTCGACCACGGCGGACATTTTGCCGCCTTCGAACACCCCGCCGACTACCTCACCGGCGTTCGCGCCGCGCTCGAGCTCGCGGAGCAGAACCAGTAG
- a CDS encoding TIGR03621 family F420-dependent LLM class oxidoreductase — protein MTSRPLRFGLCMVGPIPQMKEEARRAEQTGFDVVLLSDHLGMPAPLPPLISIAEAAPSLRVGNMVINASFYRPALLARDLASVDSATGGRLEIGLGTGYVEEEFHAAGLPFPSAGARVDLVVEHAVEIRRLLSSSDYNPAPAQTPPPIMIAGIGDRMLAAAAQHADIVAFPGMATRDHLTERVTFFKDKAGDRSADIELAFSFFQVGIDDPNDLSVLRFLAPGVSDDKLRTLTAYLPGPVEAAADRIRSLHEVLGITYFTFNLTPTVKWETLEKLVAALK, from the coding sequence ATGACTTCCCGTCCCTTGCGCTTCGGTTTGTGCATGGTTGGGCCGATTCCTCAGATGAAGGAGGAGGCTCGCCGCGCCGAACAGACCGGCTTCGATGTGGTCCTGCTGTCCGACCACCTGGGAATGCCAGCGCCGCTGCCACCATTGATCTCGATCGCCGAGGCTGCCCCGTCGTTGCGGGTCGGCAACATGGTCATCAACGCCTCTTTCTACCGTCCCGCGTTGCTCGCCCGCGATCTCGCCAGCGTCGACTCCGCGACCGGCGGCCGGCTCGAGATCGGCCTCGGCACCGGATACGTCGAGGAAGAGTTCCACGCTGCGGGACTGCCGTTTCCGAGCGCTGGGGCCCGCGTCGACCTCGTCGTCGAGCACGCGGTCGAGATCCGGCGTTTGCTGTCCAGCTCCGACTACAACCCCGCGCCCGCCCAGACCCCGCCGCCGATCATGATCGCGGGCATCGGGGACCGGATGCTGGCCGCGGCGGCCCAGCATGCCGACATCGTCGCCTTCCCCGGCATGGCCACCCGCGATCATCTAACAGAACGCGTGACGTTCTTCAAAGACAAGGCCGGTGACCGATCGGCCGACATCGAACTGGCGTTCAGTTTTTTCCAGGTCGGCATCGACGATCCCAACGACCTGTCCGTCCTCCGGTTCCTCGCCCCGGGCGTCTCCGACGACAAGCTGCGCACATTGACGGCCTACCTGCCCGGCCCGGTCGAGGCGGCGGCCGATCGGATCCGGTCGCTTCACGAGGTGCTCGGCATCACGTACTTCACGTTCAATCTCACCCCGACCGTCAAGTGGGAGACGCTCGAAAAGCTCGTGGCCGCGCTCAAGTAG
- a CDS encoding zinc-binding dehydrogenase — protein sequence MKKLGDIRAGGVWRNLDRASRSGPRLGYGYVAAFYAGYGARIVRVMTDNIELDLAVAAPGGATVVTYAAQPVDPTLPVFRLMWPNLVLRFALFLTEPRDALLRAATEVTSALEQNLLSPLPVHSFELDDVAAAHEAVENGITGKVVLDLRGPAGAISRPCR from the coding sequence GTGAAGAAGCTCGGCGACATCCGGGCCGGTGGTGTCTGGAGGAACCTCGACCGCGCGTCGCGGTCCGGGCCGCGGCTGGGCTACGGCTACGTCGCCGCTTTTTACGCCGGCTACGGGGCGCGGATCGTGCGGGTGATGACCGACAACATCGAACTGGACCTGGCCGTCGCCGCCCCGGGGGGGGCGACGGTCGTGACCTACGCGGCGCAGCCGGTGGACCCGACGCTGCCGGTGTTCCGGTTGATGTGGCCGAACCTTGTGCTGAGGTTCGCGTTGTTCCTCACCGAACCGCGGGACGCGCTACTGCGCGCGGCAACCGAGGTCACCTCAGCGCTGGAACAAAATCTGCTCTCACCTCTACCCGTGCACTCCTTCGAACTCGACGACGTAGCGGCCGCGCATGAAGCAGTGGAAAACGGGATCACCGGCAAGGTCGTACTGGATCTCCGCGGACCGGCTGGGGCTATCTCACGACCGTGTCGGTGA
- a CDS encoding MFS transporter codes for MTTKPTEGADPDANPGKAAIRRISWRLMPFLLAGFLIAYIDRSNVGFAGLQMNEDIGLTASMFGFGASMFFFTYVLLEVPSNLAMARVGARIWITRIMITWGLVAMATALVQGPVSFIIVRMLLGAAEAGFFPGVILYLTYFYPAAYRARVFALFSVAIPLASIVGSPLSGLLLGLDGTVGLAGWQWLFIVEGVPAVLLGLCAPLILPTGPATAKWLPEQEKTWLSSTLRDEDSTVEKPARRLPLKRILLSRRVLLLTLIYAGTAAISQGLSLWQPQIIKSFGLSNAQVGWINAVPFAVAVIGMLLWSRFSDRRNERALSTAIPIVVAIVGLAFIPAARSLLPFVLLASVVLIGTYASKGPFWGLSTETLSRRETAAGVALINSLGSLAAFGGNWIIGVIKESTGSFVLTLLPLLGISVASLIALAVLVLLRRTQRKERHTEPAQRSV; via the coding sequence ATGACCACCAAACCCACCGAAGGTGCCGACCCGGACGCCAATCCCGGCAAAGCAGCAATCCGCCGGATCTCCTGGCGGTTGATGCCGTTCCTGCTCGCCGGTTTCCTCATCGCCTACATCGACCGGTCCAACGTCGGCTTCGCCGGCCTCCAGATGAACGAAGACATCGGCCTCACCGCATCGATGTTCGGGTTCGGCGCGTCGATGTTCTTCTTCACCTACGTGCTCCTCGAAGTCCCGAGCAACCTCGCCATGGCCCGCGTCGGCGCACGCATCTGGATCACCCGCATCATGATCACCTGGGGACTGGTGGCCATGGCCACGGCGCTCGTCCAGGGGCCGGTCTCCTTCATCATCGTGCGCATGCTGCTCGGCGCCGCCGAAGCCGGCTTCTTCCCCGGAGTGATCCTCTACCTGACCTACTTCTACCCGGCCGCATACCGGGCACGGGTGTTCGCGCTCTTCAGCGTCGCCATTCCCCTCGCGAGCATCGTCGGCTCCCCGCTGTCGGGCCTGCTGCTCGGGCTCGACGGCACAGTAGGACTCGCCGGCTGGCAATGGTTGTTCATCGTCGAAGGCGTCCCCGCCGTACTCCTCGGGCTGTGCGCGCCACTGATCCTGCCGACCGGACCGGCAACCGCGAAATGGCTGCCAGAGCAGGAGAAGACTTGGCTCAGCAGCACCCTGCGGGACGAGGATTCGACGGTCGAAAAGCCGGCTCGACGGTTGCCGCTGAAAAGGATCCTGCTGAGCCGCCGGGTATTGCTGCTCACCCTGATCTACGCCGGGACCGCGGCGATCAGCCAGGGGCTTTCGTTGTGGCAGCCGCAGATCATCAAGAGTTTCGGTCTCAGCAACGCGCAGGTCGGCTGGATCAACGCCGTTCCCTTCGCCGTCGCGGTGATCGGCATGCTGCTCTGGAGCCGGTTCTCCGACCGACGCAACGAGCGGGCCCTGTCGACCGCCATCCCCATCGTCGTGGCCATCGTGGGCCTTGCCTTCATCCCGGCCGCTCGGTCCCTCCTGCCGTTCGTCCTTCTCGCCAGCGTGGTCCTGATCGGCACCTACGCATCCAAGGGCCCGTTCTGGGGCCTGAGTACCGAAACCCTCTCCCGCCGCGAAACCGCCGCCGGCGTCGCACTGATCAATTCTCTCGGGTCACTCGCCGCCTTCGGCGGGAACTGGATCATCGGCGTCATCAAGGAGAGCACCGGAAGCTTCGTACTCACGCTCCTGCCGCTGCTGGGCATCAGCGTCGCAAGCCTCATCGCGCTGGCCGTACTGGTCCTTCTCCGCCGCACCCAACGCAAAGAACGACACACAGAGCCCGCTCAACGATCGGTCTGA
- a CDS encoding cyclase family protein, protein MLIDELTSSFRPVDLAQPLHPAIPTSPNHPGYRHSLLRRHGDTVREDGSSGANDLLVLGSHTGTHIDALSHISHRGQLHGGADAAEAARGGRFSVHGVETIAPMLRRAVLLDLPALHGVTRLDAGYGISPDELAAATELAGTRLRSGDIALVRTGWSQLWEQPSAFLGTDTGVPGPTADAARWLAEQQVAVTGSDTTAYEHIRPGTGHARLPAHVVLLVDNGIPIIEMLQLERLAATGHRVAAMVLAPLPLVGATGSPVRPVALVPA, encoded by the coding sequence ATGCTCATCGATGAACTGACCAGCTCGTTCCGCCCCGTGGACCTGGCCCAACCACTGCATCCCGCGATACCGACGTCCCCGAACCATCCCGGATACCGGCACAGTCTGCTCCGCCGCCACGGCGACACGGTGCGCGAAGACGGCAGTTCCGGCGCCAACGACCTGCTCGTGCTCGGTAGCCACACCGGCACTCACATCGACGCCCTGTCCCACATTTCGCACCGCGGGCAACTCCACGGCGGCGCGGACGCCGCCGAAGCCGCGCGTGGCGGTCGCTTCAGCGTGCACGGCGTCGAGACGATCGCCCCGATGCTGCGCCGCGCGGTGCTGCTCGACCTGCCCGCACTCCACGGGGTCACCCGGCTCGACGCGGGTTACGGCATCAGCCCGGACGAACTCGCCGCCGCGACCGAACTCGCCGGCACGCGGCTGCGCTCTGGGGACATCGCCCTCGTCCGCACCGGATGGTCCCAGCTCTGGGAACAGCCGAGCGCGTTCCTGGGCACCGACACCGGGGTGCCCGGCCCCACGGCGGACGCGGCGCGATGGCTCGCCGAGCAGCAGGTCGCCGTCACCGGCTCGGACACCACCGCCTACGAACACATCCGGCCCGGCACCGGGCACGCCCGGCTCCCGGCCCATGTCGTCCTGCTCGTCGACAACGGCATCCCCATCATCGAAATGCTCCAACTCGAACGGCTCGCCGCGACCGGTCACCGCGTCGCCGCGATGGTGCTCGCCCCGCTCCCGCTGGTGGGCGCCACCGGTTCACCGGTCCGCCCCGTCGCACTCGTCCCCGCCTGA